In one window of Sandaracinaceae bacterium DNA:
- a CDS encoding acyl-CoA dehydrogenase family protein, with the protein MDSSLRALTKVATSDWVEERGLREPAQRLVQAGARTGVVAAGKLVEAVKKRAPAPKARAPQQPFDLNPTEDQQMILDTLKRVSNDLLLPMAEEADDACTPPEDVLAVGADLGLAQAAIPEALGGGGDRSVMTTALVAEALGRGDMGLALALLAPVGVVNTLVDQATDEQRAAWLPAFNADTFTPAALALMEGTPLSNPALPLTRARKKGSGYVLKGHKTNVPLISSARFFLVAAKLEDTLRLFRVDRGAAGVTVEAAPSMGLRAADMGNLHLHEVSVEGIDLVGDDKYDHGRVLDLCRIGLCALGVGQSQAVLDYVKEYVNDREAFGSPISHRQSVAFLVADMAIEIESMRLLTWRAASRATAGLDFAEQTYLARLLCAEKAMKVGTDGVQLLGGHGFIKDHPVERWYRHLRAVGILEGALSA; encoded by the coding sequence ATGGACAGCAGCCTGCGTGCGCTGACGAAGGTCGCCACGTCCGATTGGGTGGAGGAGCGAGGCCTGCGCGAGCCAGCGCAGCGCTTGGTGCAGGCCGGCGCGCGCACGGGCGTCGTGGCCGCGGGCAAGCTGGTGGAGGCCGTGAAGAAGCGCGCCCCCGCGCCGAAGGCCCGCGCCCCGCAGCAGCCGTTCGACCTGAACCCTACCGAGGACCAACAGATGATCTTGGACACGCTCAAGCGCGTGTCGAACGACCTGTTGCTGCCCATGGCCGAGGAGGCCGACGACGCGTGCACCCCGCCCGAGGACGTGCTCGCGGTGGGCGCGGACCTGGGCCTCGCGCAGGCGGCCATCCCCGAGGCGCTCGGCGGCGGCGGTGACCGCTCGGTCATGACCACGGCGCTGGTGGCCGAGGCGCTGGGCCGCGGCGACATGGGCCTCGCGCTCGCGCTGCTGGCGCCCGTGGGCGTGGTGAACACGCTCGTGGACCAAGCGACCGACGAGCAGCGCGCCGCCTGGCTCCCCGCGTTCAACGCCGACACGTTCACGCCCGCCGCGCTGGCGCTGATGGAGGGCACGCCGCTGTCGAACCCCGCGCTGCCGCTCACCCGCGCGCGCAAGAAGGGCAGCGGCTACGTCCTCAAGGGCCACAAGACCAACGTCCCGCTCATCTCGAGCGCGCGCTTCTTCCTCGTGGCGGCCAAGCTGGAGGACACCCTGCGCCTCTTCCGTGTGGACCGCGGTGCGGCGGGCGTCACCGTGGAGGCCGCGCCTTCCATGGGCTTGCGCGCCGCCGACATGGGCAACCTCCACCTGCACGAGGTGAGCGTCGAGGGCATCGACCTGGTGGGCGACGACAAGTACGACCACGGGCGCGTGCTGGACCTCTGCCGCATCGGCTTGTGTGCGCTCGGCGTGGGCCAGTCGCAGGCCGTGCTCGACTACGTGAAGGAGTACGTCAACGACCGCGAGGCGTTCGGCTCCCCCATCAGCCACCGGCAGTCGGTGGCGTTCCTGGTGGCGGACATGGCCATCGAGATCGAGAGCATGCGCCTGCTCACGTGGCGCGCCGCCAGCCGCGCGACGGCGGGGCTCGACTTCGCCGAGCAGACGTACCTGGCGCGCCTCTTGTGCGCCGAGAAGGCCATGAAGGTGGGCACCGACGGCGTCCAGCTGCTGGGCGGCCACGGCTTCATCAAGGACCACCCCGTCGAGCGTTGGTACAGGCACCTGCGCGCCGTCGGCATCTTGGAGGGCGCGCTCAGCGCGTGA
- a CDS encoding KilA-N domain-containing protein: MSKKRQITVQGRAVSVVAGAEDDYISLTDIARHKNAEHTDDLIRNWLRNRNTLEFLGIWERLNNPLFNPVEFDGIRLRAGLNSFTLTPKQWIERTGAVGITSKAGRYGGTYAHKDIAFEFAAWISVEFKLYLIKEFQRLKEGEREQLGWDVGRNLTKINYRIHTDAIQQNLIPPKVTPQQASLVYASEADLLNVALFGKTAREWRDGQPSSKGNIRDEANVAQLVCLANLEALNAHLIHQGVAQSQRLTLLNQTAIQQMKVLTTDSGVRRLEAKNKP, translated from the coding sequence GTGAGCAAGAAGCGGCAGATCACTGTACAGGGGCGCGCAGTCTCGGTCGTGGCCGGCGCCGAAGACGACTACATCTCGCTGACCGACATCGCTCGTCACAAGAACGCCGAGCACACCGACGACCTAATCCGCAACTGGCTTCGCAACCGGAACACGCTGGAATTCCTAGGAATCTGGGAGCGGCTCAACAACCCCCTCTTCAACCCCGTCGAATTCGACGGGATTAGACTCCGAGCGGGGCTGAACAGCTTCACCCTCACGCCCAAGCAGTGGATAGAACGCACTGGCGCCGTTGGCATCACCTCCAAGGCCGGGCGCTACGGCGGCACCTACGCCCACAAAGACATCGCGTTCGAGTTCGCGGCCTGGATCTCGGTCGAGTTCAAGCTCTACCTCATCAAGGAGTTCCAACGCCTCAAGGAGGGAGAGCGCGAACAGCTCGGTTGGGACGTCGGCCGCAACCTCACCAAGATCAACTACCGCATCCACACCGACGCCATCCAGCAGAACCTCATTCCACCCAAGGTCACCCCGCAGCAAGCCTCCCTGGTCTACGCGAGCGAAGCCGACCTGCTGAACGTGGCCCTGTTCGGCAAGACGGCTCGGGAGTGGCGTGATGGCCAACCCAGCAGCAAGGGCAACATCCGCGATGAGGCCAACGTCGCGCAGCTCGTGTGCTTGGCCAACCTGGAGGCGCTGAACGCGCACCTCATCCACCAGGGCGTGGCGCAGAGCCAGCGCCTCACGCTTCTCAACCAGACCGCCATTCAGCAGATGAAGGTGTTGACCACCGACAGTGGCGTCCGACGCCTAGAGGCGAAGAACAAGCCATGA
- a CDS encoding type I restriction-modification system subunit M, whose amino-acid sequence MQPSTRDAQRAELHKTIWRIANDLRGSVDGWDFKSYVLGMLFYRFISENLTAYVNEQERAAGDRTFNYAAISDKKAELGRRETVAERGFYILPSELFANVRKRADQDENLNMTLERVFKNIEGSAVGTESEADIQGLFDDLDVNSQKLGPTVAKRNEKLVKLLDAIGDLKLGDFADNSIDAFGDAYEYLMTMYASSAGKSGGEFFTPQEVSELLARITVVGKTEVNKVYDPACGSGSLLLKFVKVLGKENVRQGFYGQEINLTTYNLARINMFLHDVNFEKFDIAHGDTLIDPKHWDDEPFEAIVSNPPYSINWEGDANPTLINDPRFSPAGVLAPKSKADLAFAMHILKWLAVNGTAAIVEFPGVLYRSGAEQKIRKYLLDNNYVDAVIQLPPDLFFGATIATCIIVLKKSKQDDAVLFIDASAEFTRVGNKNHLAPEHHTKVLDAYVARQNVDHFAKVVPHSVIAENSYNIAVSSYVEREDTRKEVDIRELNAEIARIVARQSRLRTEIDAIVADLEGAA is encoded by the coding sequence ATGCAGCCCAGCACCCGTGACGCGCAGCGCGCCGAGCTACACAAGACCATCTGGCGTATCGCCAACGACCTACGTGGCTCGGTGGATGGCTGGGACTTCAAGTCCTACGTCCTCGGCATGCTGTTCTACCGCTTCATCTCCGAGAACCTGACCGCCTACGTCAACGAACAGGAGCGCGCCGCTGGGGACCGCACCTTCAACTACGCCGCGATCTCGGACAAGAAGGCCGAACTCGGCCGCAGGGAGACCGTCGCCGAGCGAGGCTTCTACATCCTTCCTTCTGAGTTGTTCGCCAACGTCCGCAAGCGCGCCGACCAGGACGAGAACCTCAACATGACCCTGGAGCGGGTGTTCAAGAACATCGAGGGCTCCGCGGTAGGCACCGAGAGCGAGGCGGACATTCAGGGCCTGTTCGATGACCTTGATGTGAACAGCCAGAAGCTCGGGCCGACTGTCGCAAAGCGCAACGAGAAGCTGGTGAAGCTGCTCGACGCCATCGGCGACCTCAAGCTGGGCGACTTCGCCGACAACAGCATCGACGCGTTCGGCGACGCCTACGAGTACCTGATGACCATGTACGCCTCCAGCGCGGGGAAGTCCGGGGGCGAATTCTTCACGCCGCAAGAAGTCAGCGAGCTGCTCGCGCGCATCACGGTCGTCGGCAAGACCGAGGTGAACAAGGTCTACGACCCGGCGTGCGGCTCCGGGTCGCTCTTGCTGAAGTTCGTGAAGGTGCTGGGCAAGGAGAACGTGCGGCAGGGGTTCTACGGTCAGGAGATCAACCTGACCACCTACAACCTGGCCCGCATCAACATGTTCCTGCACGACGTCAACTTCGAGAAGTTCGACATCGCTCATGGGGACACGCTGATCGACCCGAAGCACTGGGATGACGAGCCCTTCGAAGCCATCGTCAGCAACCCCCCCTACTCGATCAACTGGGAGGGCGACGCCAACCCCACGCTGATCAACGACCCGCGCTTCTCGCCGGCAGGTGTATTGGCCCCGAAGTCCAAGGCCGACCTCGCCTTTGCCATGCACATCCTCAAGTGGCTCGCGGTGAACGGCACGGCCGCCATCGTCGAGTTCCCGGGTGTGCTCTATCGAAGCGGCGCAGAGCAGAAGATCCGCAAGTATCTGCTCGACAACAACTACGTGGACGCCGTCATCCAGCTCCCGCCAGACCTCTTCTTCGGCGCCACCATCGCCACCTGCATCATCGTGCTGAAGAAGTCGAAGCAGGACGACGCCGTCCTCTTCATCGACGCGAGCGCTGAGTTCACGCGCGTGGGCAACAAGAACCACCTGGCCCCCGAGCACCACACGAAGGTGTTGGACGCGTATGTGGCCCGGCAGAACGTGGACCACTTCGCCAAAGTCGTTCCCCACTCCGTCATCGCGGAAAACTCGTACAACATCGCGGTCTCCTCATACGTAGAGCGGGAGGATACCCGCAAGGAGGTAGACATCCGCGAGCTCAACGCCGAGATCGCCCGCATCGTCGCGCGGCAGTCGCGTCTCCGCACCGAGATTGACGCCATCGTGGCGGACCTGGAAGGTGCCGCGTGA
- a CDS encoding Uma2 family endonuclease, producing MSAPVAKLATYDDLLRLPDHVRAEVLAGQVITAPAPLPKHSKAQGALRSFVGRAYDDDDGHGGPGGWWIFVEVDVQLGAHDIVRPDLAGWRRERLPDPGELRPIDVTPDWVCEVLSPSTAARDRVTKRALYAQHGVGYYWIVDVDARTLEAFELVDGRWVLAGSYDDTTVARIAPFDAVELAIQRLFLPIAG from the coding sequence GTGTCCGCGCCCGTCGCCAAGCTCGCCACGTACGACGACCTGCTGCGCCTCCCCGACCACGTGCGCGCCGAGGTGCTGGCGGGGCAGGTCATCACGGCTCCTGCACCACTCCCCAAGCACTCGAAGGCCCAGGGCGCGCTGCGCAGCTTCGTGGGCCGCGCCTACGATGACGACGACGGACACGGGGGGCCCGGGGGCTGGTGGATCTTCGTGGAGGTCGACGTGCAGCTGGGTGCGCACGACATCGTGAGGCCCGACCTCGCGGGCTGGCGTCGCGAGCGCTTGCCGGACCCTGGCGAGCTGCGTCCGATCGACGTCACTCCGGACTGGGTGTGCGAGGTGCTGTCCCCCAGCACGGCGGCGCGGGACCGCGTGACCAAACGCGCGCTCTACGCGCAGCACGGCGTGGGCTACTACTGGATTGTGGACGTGGATGCGCGCACCCTCGAGGCGTTCGAGCTCGTGGACGGACGCTGGGTCCTCGCGGGCAGCTACGACGACACGACGGTGGCGCGCATCGCGCCCTTCGACGCCGTCGAGCTCGCCATCCAGCGCCTGTTCCTGCCGATCGCGGGCTGA
- a CDS encoding VCBS repeat-containing protein, which translates to MHGSDDGVSRAPHALGFASAAFFPTHHHVVPPTADDWAWAYYQQAGGVALGDVDGDGAEDLFASGGVGPHSLFRNNGDGTFADWSHVLPSVVGFVSSATFADIDGDGDDDLLLSHLLASRGLTLWRNDEGVFVDVTEEAGLGGFVTEAAWSVTFADVDHDQDLDFFVAQWLHWTTPEPIVSPHVFCNDGRGAFRDCSAWSGLNPYFSEQVDASFTATFADLDEDGAPDLLLAADYGRSRIFRGLGDGRFGDFATSSVLSIDLGMGSVVDDFDADGHLDWFVTAVHFPVGGGNDKGNRLMLGDGTGRLVDVTSTSGAGDGGWG; encoded by the coding sequence ATGCACGGTTCCGATGATGGTGTGTCACGCGCGCCCCACGCCCTCGGGTTCGCATCGGCCGCGTTCTTTCCGACGCACCATCACGTCGTGCCACCCACGGCGGACGACTGGGCATGGGCCTACTACCAACAAGCGGGCGGCGTCGCGCTCGGAGACGTGGACGGGGACGGCGCCGAGGATCTCTTCGCCTCGGGTGGCGTGGGCCCGCACAGCCTCTTCCGCAACAACGGCGACGGGACGTTCGCCGACTGGTCGCACGTCCTCCCCAGCGTCGTCGGGTTCGTCTCCAGCGCCACGTTTGCAGACATCGACGGTGATGGGGACGACGACCTGCTCCTGTCGCATCTCTTGGCGTCGCGAGGCTTGACCTTGTGGCGGAACGACGAGGGGGTGTTCGTGGACGTCACCGAGGAGGCCGGGCTGGGCGGATTCGTGACCGAAGCGGCTTGGAGCGTCACCTTTGCGGACGTCGATCACGACCAAGACCTCGACTTCTTCGTCGCGCAGTGGCTGCACTGGACGACCCCCGAACCCATCGTGAGTCCACACGTGTTCTGCAACGACGGGCGCGGCGCATTTCGAGACTGTTCGGCGTGGTCGGGGCTGAACCCATACTTCTCCGAGCAGGTGGACGCGAGCTTCACGGCGACCTTCGCGGACCTCGATGAAGACGGGGCTCCCGATCTGCTCCTCGCAGCGGACTACGGGAGGAGTCGCATCTTCCGTGGACTCGGAGACGGACGCTTCGGCGACTTCGCGACCTCGAGCGTGCTCTCTATCGATCTCGGGATGGGGTCCGTCGTGGACGACTTCGACGCGGATGGTCACCTCGACTGGTTCGTCACCGCGGTGCACTTCCCCGTCGGGGGCGGGAACGATAAAGGCAATCGGCTGATGCTCGGAGACGGTACGGGCCGTTTGGTCGACGTCACCAGCACATCAGGCGCGGGCGACGGCGGGTGGGGGTAG
- a CDS encoding CRTAC1 family protein, whose protein sequence is MFHVNGYRARPFNPLAAFAVTDAQRMFLNDGHAHFTDVASLVGLSDTAHTTSTVCADLDLDGDVDIVTLEVDGVLRAYENTLRSDRHFVALDLEGRYRNRAAVGARVVVRSLHGVQVRERRIDNTHASGASQRLHFGVGTATSVDVSVRWPDGAESQHEGLRVDRVHLLRHPALAR, encoded by the coding sequence GTGTTCCACGTCAACGGCTATCGAGCCCGGCCCTTCAACCCGCTCGCAGCGTTTGCCGTGACCGACGCGCAGCGCATGTTCCTGAACGACGGGCACGCGCACTTCACGGACGTCGCATCCCTCGTGGGGCTCTCGGACACGGCCCACACGACCTCGACGGTCTGCGCCGACCTCGACCTGGACGGTGACGTGGACATCGTGACCCTGGAGGTGGACGGGGTGCTGCGCGCCTACGAGAACACGCTCCGCTCCGACCGCCACTTCGTGGCGCTGGACCTCGAAGGCCGCTATCGCAACCGCGCGGCCGTCGGGGCACGAGTCGTGGTGCGTTCGCTGCATGGCGTGCAGGTTCGCGAGCGCCGCATCGACAACACCCACGCCTCTGGCGCCAGCCAGCGCCTGCACTTCGGTGTAGGCACCGCGACGAGCGTGGACGTGTCCGTGCGCTGGCCCGACGGCGCAGAGAGCCAGCACGAAGGCTTGCGCGTCGATCGCGTTCACTTGCTGAGACACCCAGCGCTCGCCCGCTGA